From the Ilumatobacteraceae bacterium genome, the window ACCAAGGGTGCGCTGCGCTGGAATCTCGAGACGATGAACGAACTCGAGGTGTTCATCAGCGACGAATCGGGTGCGGCGCCCCGCGGCTACACCAAGGTCTACGCCGGTGACCGGTACCCGTACCACGGTCACTTCGTACCCGGTGACGCCAACTCGATCGGGTACGAAGACCTCAAGGTGATCGAGAACTACGAGTTCCTGTCGGCGGTCGCTTCGGGCGTCCAGCACGAGCCCGGTTTCGCCGAAGCCGTCGACTACGTCAGCTTCCAGGCCGCGTGGCTGCGATCGTGCGAAACGGGCAGCTGGACCGACGTCGTCTCGCTCCGGGAGGGCACCTGATGGAAACCGTTCGACTCACCACCGCCGAAGCGATCGTCCGCTACCTGATCGCCCAGAAGACCGTGATCGACGGCGACACCGTGCCGCTGTTCCCCGGTGTCTACGCGATCTTCGGGCACGGCAACGTCACCTGCCTCGGGCACTCGCTCGAACAGCACCGCGACGAGCTGCCCACGTGGCGCGGCCAGAACGAACAGGGCATGGCCCTCGCCGCCACGGCGTACGCGAAGGCGACGAAGCGCCGGCAGATCATGGTGGCCACATCGTCGATCGGGCCGGGCGCGACCAACATGATCACCGCGGCCGGGGTGGCGATGGCCAACCGGCTGCCGTTGCTGCTGATCGCCGGCGACACGTTCCAGTCGCGTGTGCCCGACCCCGTCCTGCAGCAGGTCGAGCACTTCGGCACGCCGTCGACCACCGTCAACGACGGCTTCCGGCCGGTCGTCCGCTACTGGGATCGCATCACGCACCCGGCGCAGGTCGTCCAGTCGCTGCCACACGCGGTCAACACGATGCTCGACCCCGCCGACTGCGGCCCGGCGTTCATCGGCTTGCCGCAAGACATCGCCGCCGACGCGTACGACTACCCGGTGCGGTTCTTCGACGAGGTCGTGCACGAGCCGCGCCGCCCGCGCCCCGATGACGGCGAACTGGCTCGTGCCGCGGCCGCGCTCGCAGCCGCCGAGAAGCCGCTGATCATCGCCGGCGGCGGTGTGCACTGGTCGGAGGCCGAGTCCGAGCTGCGCAGGTTCGCCGAGCGCCACAACATCCCCGTCGTCGAAACGGTGGCCGGTCGCACGTCGCTGCCACAGTCGCACCCGCTGCACGCCGGACCGATCGGCGTCACCGGCTGCACCAGCGCCAACAATCTCGCCGCCGAGGCCGACGTCGTGCTGGCCGTCGGCACGCGGCTGCAGGACTTCGCGACCGGTTCGTGGACGGTGTTCCAGAACGAGTCGGTGAGGATCATCGGGCTCAACGCCGCCCGGTTCGACGCCACCAAGCACCTGGCGCTGCCCCTCGTCGCCGACGCCCGCGAGGCACTCACCCAGTTGACCGACTCGCTCGGTGCCTACCGGGCGCCCGACGACTGGTCGACGACCTGCGCATCCGAGGTCGCGCAGTACCACGCCTACATCGACAAGATCGCGGCGCCCGACAGCAGCGCCGACAGCGGTCTGCCCACCTACGCCCAGGTCGTCGGAGCGGTCGACCGCCTCGCCACGGCCGACACGTACGCGCTCACCGCGGCGGGTGGCTTCCCGGGCGAGCTCGTCAACGGATGGCGATCCGACGTCGTGCACTCCTTCGACACCGAGTACGGCTTCTCGTGCATGGGCTACGAGATCGCCGGCGCGTGGGGCGCCAAGATGGCGCTGCCCGACCGTGAGGTCGTCGCGTTCGTCGGCGACGGTTCCTACCTGATGATGAACAGCGACCTCTACAGCTCGGTCCTGTCGGGCCACAAGCTGATCGTCGTCGTCTGTGACAACGGCGGGTTCGCGGTGATCAACCGGCTCCAGATCAACCAGGGCGGCGTGCCGTTCAACAACCTGATCGCCGACGCCAAGATCCTCGACGAGGTGCGCGTCGACTTCGCCGCCCACGCGGCGGCGATGGGCTGTCGCACCGAGACCGTCGCCGACATCGCCGAACTCGGGGCGGCGTTCCTGCGAGCCCGTGAGGCTGACCGCACCACCGTCATCGCGTTGCGCACCGATGCGTACTCGTGGACGGAGGGTGGCGCCTTCTGGGAGGTCGGCGTGCCCGAGGTGAGCGACCGTCCCGAGGTCGTCGCCGCTCGCGCCGAGGTCGACGCCGGCAAGTCGGATCAGCGGGTGGGTTGGTGATGAGCGGTCGGTTCCACGAGCGGGTCGCCCTGGTCACCGGCTCGACGCAAGGGCTGGGGCGTGCCCTCCTGCTCCGGATGGCGGGCGAGGGTCTCGCGGGTGCGGTCGTCACGGGTCGCAATGCCGAGCGTGGTGCCGACGTCTGCGCCGAGCTGGGGGAGCTCGGCTGCGAGGCCGTGTTCGTCGCTGCCGAACTCGATTCGGCCGACGACATCGACGCGCTGATCGCCGCGGCCGACGACCGCTTCGGTCACATCGACCATCTCGCCAACTGCGCCGCCGTGACCGACCGCGGCGACGTCTGGACGACCACGCCCGACTTCTGGGACTGGATGATGGCCGTCAACGTCCGTGCGCCGTTCCTCCTGACCCAGGGCGTCGCCCGGATCGCACGCCGCGAGGGCCGGCCGGCATCGGTGGTCAACATCGGCAGCGTCGCCGGGTACGGCGGCCCCGACTTCATCACGGCCTACAGCGTCTCGAAGGGCGCGCTGCTGACCCTCACCAAGTCGCTCGCGTTCCAGTTGATGCGCCACCACATCCGCGTCGTGCAGGTGAACCCCGGCTGGATGGACACGCCGGGTGAAGACCTCATCCAGCGCAAGTACCACGGCGGTGGCGACGACTGGCTCGAGCGGGCCGAGGCCGAGCGGCCGTTCGGTCGGCTGATCAAGACCGACGAACTGGCCCGCACCCTCGCCTTCGTGCTGAGCGACGACGCCGGGATGATGACCGGCTCGATCATCGACTACGACCAGACGGTGCTCGGCGCCGGCGCCGGTGAACTCCCACCCCTGCTCGAACCGGACGGCGACCGGTGACCGACTACAGCCTGACCGGACCGTCGTCGGTCGCCGCGGTCGAGCGCGGCCTCGCGAACGCAGAGTGGTTCGCGCCCGTGATCGACCCGGAGCGACTCCGAGAGCTGCAACGCCGGTCGAACACACGGGCCGCCGTCGACGTCGCGCTGTGGCTGGCGCTGATCGTCGCATCGGGCGTGTGGGCGTACTCGACGATCTGGTCGTGGTGGTCGATTCCCGCGTTCATGGTCTTCGGTGCGCTGTACGGCGGCGCCGCCGACGCTCGCTGGCACGAATGCGGTCACGGCACCGCGTTCCGTTCGCCGCTCGCGAACGACGTGATCTACCACCTCGCCTCGTTCATGCTGTGGCGTGGCCCGACCGTGTGGCGGTGGTCGCACTACCGGCATCACACCGACACGATCATCGTCGGCCGCGACGCCGAGATCGTGTTCCAGCGACCGCCCAGTGTCGGACGCGCGGTGTTCGCGTTCACCCACCTGCAGGGTGGCCCGCAGATGTTCGCCCGTCTCGTCCGGCATGCGGCCGGTCGCCTCGACGACGACGCGAAGAACTTCGTGCCGGAGACCGAGCACCGACGCGTCGTGTGGGAATCGCGCATCATGGTCGCGATCGTCGGGGCCGTCGCGGTGTGGAGCCTCGTCGCCTGGACGATCGTGCCGCTCATGTTCATCGGCCTGCCGACGATCTACGGCGGCTGGCTGGTGGTGTTCTTCGGCATCACGCAACACGCGGGCATGCGCGAGAACGTGCTCGACCACCGGTACAGCACGCGCAGCGTGGCGATGAACCCGGTGTTCCGGTTCCTGTATCTCAACATGAACTACCACGTCGAGCACCACCTGCTGCCGAGCGTGCCGTACCGGGCGCTGCCCGACCTGCACGACGAGATCAGCGATCAGCTCGCACCCCGGAAGCCGAACACACTCGCCGCGTATCGCGAGATCTTCCACGCGCTGCGTCGGCAGTCGACCGACCCGACGTGGGAGATCCCGCTCGACGTGCCCGACGTACCGTCGGCGACCCGGCAACGGATCGACGTCGGTGAGACCAACTGGGTTCGACACGCCGACGGCGGCCTCGACATCGGCGCGGCCGACACGCTCGAGGCCGGGCAACTGCGTCGCGTCGACATCGACGACCGCACCTTCGTCGTCTGTCGCCTCGCCGACGGGCAACTGTCGCTCGCCGACGGTCTGTGCACCCACGCCGAGGTCCATCTCGCCGACGGTGCGATCGTCGACGGGCAGATCGAGTGTCCGAAGCACAATGGACGCGTCGACGCGGTGACCGGCGAACCCACGCGTAAACCGATCCGTACGGCGCTCTGTGTCTACGACGTCGACGAGATCGCCGGTCGGATCGTCACGCATCTCACCGTGAGGAGCAACACCCATGTCTGACCTTCGAATCGGTGTCCTCGGCTGCGGCCGAATCGGCCGGATGCATGCCGAGTTGATCGCGGGCCGCGTCGAGGGCCTTGCGCTCGGCGCCGTGTACGACGTCGTGACGGCGGCAGCGAACGACACGGCAGCCAGGTTCGGTGGTCGCGTCGCCGACACCCCGGAGTCGCTGATCGAGGGCGATGACGTCGACGCGGTGGCGATCTGTTCGTCGACCGACACGCACATCGACCTGCTCGTCGCCGCGGCGGCGGCCGGCAAGCCGGTGTTCATCGAGAAGCCGCTGTCGCTCGACCTCGCACAGGTCGACCGCGGCGTCGCCGCGGTCGACGCCGCCGGCATCTCGGTGCAAGTCGGGTTCAACCGCCGCTTCGACCCGAGCCATCGCGCGGTGCGCGATCGGGTGCAGCGCGGCGACCTCGGCGACGTCCACCTCTGCCGGATCACCAGCCGTGATCCGGCGCCGCCGCCGATCTCCTACATCGAGGTGTCCGGCGGGATCTTCAACGACATGACGATCCACGACTTCGACATGGCGCGGTACGTCACCGGCAGCGAGGTCGTCGACGTCTTCGCCCACGGTGCGGTGCTCGTCGATCCGGCGATCGGAGCGGCCGGCGACTTCGACACGATCGTCGTCACGATGCGACACGAGAACGGCGCGATCACCACGATCGACAACTCGCGCCAGGCGGTGTACGGCTACGACCAGCGCGTCGAGGTGTTCGGGTCGGCCGGTCTGGCGATGTCCGACAACCCCCTGAGCACCACGACGGTGTTCCGCGACGCCGACGGCGGCCACCAGTCGACGGTGCCCTACTTCTTCCTCGATCGTTACATCCCGTCGTACCTGGCGGAGTGGGCGGCGTTCCGCGACCTGGCGCGCGACGGAGGACCGTCGCCGGTGTCGATGGCCGACGGCCGCGCGCCGCTCGCACTCGGCATCGCCGCGCTCACCTCTGCCCGTGAAGGCCGGATCGTCCCCGTCGCCGAGGTCGGTTGATGCGCGCCTACATCACCGGAGCGACCGGGTTCGTCGGATCGAACATCGCGTCGGAGTTCGCGGCGATGCCCGACACCGACGTGCACTGCCCGGTGCGGTCGGCGCACCCCGACCCGGGGCTGTCCACCGAATCGCTCGATCTGCTCGACGACGCGGCGCTGATCGCCAGCGTCGAGCGGTACCTGCCCGACGTCATCGTGCACGCGATGATCCTCAACGACCACGACCTGATGTACGCCGACCGGCACCTCGCCTGGCACTCGTACGTCGGCACCACCGAGGTGCTCGGCGACGCCGCGAATCGGATCGGCGCGACGCTGATCCTGGTGTCGACCGACTGGGTGTTCGACGGCACACAGGGCCCGGCCGCCGAAGACACGCCGCCGAACCCGATCAACCTGTACGGCGTCCTCAAGCTCGCGAGCGAGATGGTCGTGTCGCAGCGCTGCGAGCGCGGGGCGATCGCCCGAGTGTCGGGTGTGCAGGGCCACCACCGGGCCCGGCCGACGACCCCCCGCTCGCAAGATCTGGGCTACGGCTACCTCGCCGCCTCGATCGTCGACGCGCTCTCCACCGGGAACCGGTTCACCGTGTGGGAGGCGCCCGACATCAACAACGTCGCCACCCTCAGTCTGGCGAGCGAGACCGGCCGGATCATGCATGCGATCGCCGGACTCGACGACCCGCGCGACGTCTTCCACTGCTGCGGCTCCGAACCGGTCAGCCGCCGCGAGCTCGCGTACGCGACCTGTGACGTGTTCGGCCTCGACCGGGAACTGCTCGACTTCGGCCCGCCCGACGACGCGGCGATGATGCGGCACGCGGTCCCGTACGACACGTCGTTGTCGACCGACCTGACCACCGCCCGACTGGGCACGACACCGCTGACGACGGTCGAGATCCTCGAACGCTTCAGCGACGAACGCGCACGAACAGGAGCACTCACATGACCAGCACGACCCGATCCGGCCCGATCCGCCCCGCCGACGGGCCGGGCACATTGCTCGACATCACGCCGGAGTCCGCCGGTTGGTCGAACGTCGCGTTCGCGATCCACGACGTACGCGCCGGTTCGCCGCACCGGGGTGGCACCACCGACCGCGAGACCGCGATCGTCACGATCGAGGGTGCCGGCCGCGTGCTCGTCGACGGGCTCACGGTCGACGTCACCCGCACGTCGGTGTTCGACCAGGTCGGCCGCATCGTCTACGTGCCGCCCGGCGTCGACTTCACGATCGAGACCGACGGCGCGCTCGTCGTGGCCGTCGGGTCGGCACCGGCCGAGGGCAAGCTGCCGGTGCGCGTGTTCGAACCGTCCGAGATGCGCAGCGAGATCCGCGGCGGTGGATCGTCCTATCGCCAGGTGGTGCACGCGCTCGCGTACCCGCTGCCCGCCGAGCACCTGATCCTCTACGAGGTGTACGTGCCGCGTGGCACGTGGGCCGGCTGGCCGCCGCACCGCCACGACGGCGTCGACGGTTCGCCGTACCTGGAGGAGGTGTACTACTTCCGCCTGCAGGGTCCGGAGGGGTACGTGCTCCACCGCAACTTCACCGACGGCGCAGGACTCGCCGGCGTCGGCGACGATTTCGACGAGGTCGTCGTCGCCCGCGACGGCGACGCGGTGCTCGTGCCGCAGGGGTACCACACGTCGGTCGCCTCGCCCGGCTCGAACATGTACTTCCTCAACTACCTCGCCGGCGAGCTCGAACTCGACGACCGCAAGACGCCGCCGTGCTTCCACTCCGACCACACCTGGATCGAAGCCGATTGGGACGCCGGTGCCTGGAGCCTGCCCGTCGTCCCCCTCACGTGAGTTGCGTCCGGTGAGTCTCGACGGCCTACGCGACGACCGTGGTGTCTTCCGCGTGCTCGCGGTGGACCATCGCGACTCGTTGCGGCTGTTCCTCGAACCCACCGCGCCCGAATCCGTCCCGAACGAACTGCTCACCTCGATCAAGGCGGAACTCGTGCGAGCGGTGTCGCCGTTCGCGACGGGGGTCATGCTCGAACCCGAGTACTCGATCCCGCAGCTGATCGACGACGGATCGCTCGCCCCCGGTGTCGGCTTCATCGCTGCGCTCGAGTCGCAGGGGTACCTCGGCGACCCGGGTGCCGGCCCGACGACGATCCTCGACGGCTGGTCGGTCGAGCAGGCGGCGGCGAGCGGGGCGTCCGCCGCCAAACTGCTCCTGCCGTACCATCCCGATCGGCCGCTGGCCGCCGCCCAGCGAGCGGTCGCCGCCGACGTCCTGGCCGAGTGTCGACGCGCCGGGCTCCCGTTGGTGCTCGAACCGCTGTTCTACGCCGTGCACGACGCGGCCGAACGAGCCCGGGTGGTGCTGACCACGGTCGAGCACTTCGCCGACACCGGCGCCGACCTGTTGAAGCTGCCGTTCCCGGTCGACCCGGCGGTGGTCGTCGACCACGACCAGCGTGTCGCCGCCTGCGCAGCGGTCACCGCGCGATGCGAACAGCCATGGGCGCTGTTGTCGGGTGGCGGCGGATTCGAGGTGTTCGCCGAGCAGGTCGCGGCGGCGCTCGAGGCGGGGGGATCGGGCTTCATGGTCGGCCGTGCGCTGTGGGGCGAGGCAGCCCGCTGCCCGGCCGAACGCCGCGCCGACGTGATCGCCGACACCGTGCTTCCCCGCTGGCACACACTCGCGGCGATCGCTCCATCGTCGTCCGAGCCGTCCCCCGAACCGCCGTGACCCCGCCTTCCCCGACCGAGTTTCCAGCCACGAACACCCCCAGAGAGAGACGATGATGACCGAGTTCTTCGACACCGTTCCCGAGCCGATCCGCTACGAGGGACCCGACAGCGACAACCCGCTCGCCTTCCGTTGGTACGACGCCGACCGCGTCGTGTTCGGCAAGACGATGGCCGAGCACCTGCGCTTCGGTGTCTGCTACTGGCACTCGTTCGCGTGGGATGGCTCCGACATCTTCGGCGGCGGCACGCTCGATCGCCCGTGGAACCCGATGACCGCGAGCGGCGCTGCCGCCGGTCTCGACCCGATGGCGGCCGCCAAGCTGAAGATGGAGGCGGCGTTCGAGTTCGTGCAGAAGCTCGGAGCGCCGTTCTTCTCGTTCCACGACGTCGACATGGCACCCGCCGGCGCGACGTTCGCGGAATCGGCCCGCAACCTCGACGAGCTGGTCGACCTCGCCGCCGAGCACATGGAGCGCACCGGCATCGACCTCCTGTGGGGCACCACCAACGCCTTCTCGCACCCCCGGTTCATGTCGGGCGCCGCCACCAACCCCGACCCGGCGATGTTCCAGTACGCCGCGGCGCAGGTCGCGCACTGCATGAACGCGACCCACCGGCTCGGCGGCGCCAACTATGTGCTCTGGGGCGGCCGGGAGGGCTACGACACGCTGCTCAACACCGACATGCGCCGCGAGCTCGACCAGCTCGGCCGGTTCATGAACATGGTCGTCGAGCACAAGTACGCGATCGGGTTCGACGGCACGCTGCTGATCGAGCCGAAGCCGATGGAGCCGACCAAGCACCAGTACGACTACGACGTCGCGGCCGTGTTCGCGTTCCTCCAGAAGTACGGGCTCGAGAACGAGATCAAGGTCAACATCGAGGTCAACCACGCGACGCTGTCGGGTCACGACTTCCAGCACGAGGTCGCGACGGCGGTCAACGCCGGGATCTTCGGGTCGATCGACGCCAATGCCGGCGACGATCGGCTCGGCTGGGATCTCGACCTGTTCCCGAAGTCCGTCGAGCAGATGACGCTCGGCATGCTCGAGATCCTGCGCGGCGGCGGGTTCACGACCGGTGGCCTGATGTTCGACACCAAGCTGCGTCGCCAGTCGATCGCTCGTGACGACCTGTTCCACGGCCACATCGGCGGCATGGACACGATGGCCCGCTCGCTGCTGGCCGCGGCGTCGATCATCGAGGACGGCGAGATCGACCGCCGCCGTGACGAGCGCTACGCCGGCTGGAACGACCGGGCCGACATCCTCGACGGCGAGGTCACGTTGCAGCAGCTCCACGACGCCCAGATGACCGGTGCCGAGCCGCAGCCGGTGAGCGGCCGACAGGAGGCGCTGGAGCACCTGGTGGCCCGCCACATCGAGCGGGCTCGCTGAGCGATGGCGCGGCAGTTGGTCGTCGGCGTCGACTCGTCGACCCAGTCGACCAAGGTCGAGGCTCGCGATCTGCAGACCGGTGAGGTCGTCGCGACCGGTACCGCCAAGCATCCGCCCACCGCGCCGCCGGTGTCCGAGCAGGACCCGCAGGCCTGGTGGGTTGCGCTGGTGAGCGCGGTCGAGCAGCTCGGCGACCACCGCGACGACGTCGTGGCGATGTCGGTCGCCGGCCAGCAGCACGGGCTCGTCCTGCTGGACGCGGCCGGGGCGCCGGTGCGCCCGGCCAAGTTGTGGAACGACACCACCTCGTCGCCGCAGGCCGACCGCCTGGTCGACGACCTCGGCGCCGATCACTGGGCGGAGCGGACCGGCAGCGTGCCGGTCGCCGCGTTCACGATCACGAAGCTCGCCTGGGTCGCCGACCACGAACCCGAACTGCTGGCCCGCGTGGCGAAGGTGATGTTGCCGCACGACTACCTCACCTGGCGGCTCACGGGGGAACACGTCACCGACCGAGGGGACGCGTCCGGCAGCGGCTGGTACGACCCGACGAGCGGTGTCGGGCTGTCCGACCTGCTGGCAGCCGCCACCGGCGGCGACGGCGCGACGTGGCTCGGGCGGGTGCCGCGGGTACTCGATCCGAGCGAGCGAGCCGGTTCGCTCACGGCCGCGGCAGCGACCGCGCTCGGCCTCCGCCCCGACGTCGCCGTCGGCCCCGGCACGGGCGACAACATGGGGGCGGCGCTCGGCCTGGGGCTGCAGGCCGGCGACGTCGCGATCTCACTCGGTACCTCCGGCACGGTGTTCGCGGTGTCGGCGAGCGCCACGCACGACCCGTCCGGAGCGGTCGCCGGCTTCGCCAGTGCGAGTGGCGACTTCCTCCCACTGGTCTGCACGCTCAATGCCACGAAGGTGACCGACACCGTGGCGCGCTGGCTGGGTACCGACCCTGCCGGTCTCGCCGACCTGGCACTCGCGGCAGCCGACGACCCGGGTGAGGTCACCCTGGTGCCGTACTTCGACGGCGAACGCACACCGAACCTGCCCGACGCCACGGGCACGTTCGCCGGACTCACCAACACGACCACACGCGAGCAACTCGCGCTCGCCGCGCACGACGGTGTGCTGTGCGGTCTGCTCGACGGGGTCGACGCGCTCCGCGCCGTCGGAGCGACGGTCGACGGTCGGGTGTTCCTCGTCGGCGGTGGCAACCGGTCGGCGGCCTATCGACAGCGCGCGGCCGATCTGCTCGGGCAGCCGATCATCGTTCCCGACACCGACGAGACGGTGGCGACGGGCGCCGCGGCACAGGCCGCCGCCGTCGTGACCGCTTCGTCGTTCCGCGACCTCGCGAGCACCTGGGGTCTGGGCGCGGGTGCCGGGGTCGATCCGGCGAACGATGCCGGTGGGGTCCGCGACCGGTACCGGACGACCGCAGGCTGAGCGCCGCCGATCGATCAGGCAGCGTTGGTGAGCACCTGGACGCGACCGTCCTGGTGGATCAGGGCGGAGAGCTGCGCATGCCAGACCACCTGGAGGATCACGTGACCCTCGGCGTTGCGAGCACGTGCGACCTCGGTGTCGAGCCGTGTCAACACGTCGCGGATCTCGGTCAGGTCGGCCGGCGGGAGGACGCCGACGTCCGACAGTGCTCGATCCAGGTCACAGTCCGAGGCGCGAGCGGCGACACACAGTCGCTGCAGATTCTCGGCCGACGGTGGTCGAAGCATGCCAGCTCATCGGCACCCGGCAACGCCCGCTTGAACGCGTTATCGCGCGAGACGGCAACGCCGCCGACCGACCGATGTCAGCTCTGGTCGCCGCGAGCGACGTCGGTCGGATCGTCGCCCCGCTCGATCGCCTCGACCATCGCGCGCGCCTGACCGATCCAGTCTTCGCGCTCGACCCGGCTGTCGTGGAGGTCTGGCAGGATGTCCTGCAACGACTCGACCGACGAGTTGGCGATCTGGGCGAAGGTCCGGATGCCGGCACCGTTGAGGATCTCCTCGATCGCCGGGCCGATGCCGACGAGCAACTTCAGATCGTCGCCGGCCGCGTCGGAGATCTCGTGTGTCTCGGTGATCTCGTCGCCGGTGGCCTCGGTCGCCGGTTCGAGCGTGGCGGTGCCCGCGGTCGAACCCTGCCCGGAGAAGCCGGGTACCCGCAGCGGGGTCCCGAGCGGCACGTTGAGGTGTGCATCGGGCTGCGCCATCTTCGATTCGCCGTTCTCGATCGCGTCGAGCAGGTGGATGGCGAGATCGGCGACCTTGACCTGGTCTTCTTCGACCCCCGCGCCCTTCACGCCGTCGTCGAGCATGATGTAGCAGAACGGGCAGGCGGTGGCGACACGGCTGGCGCCGGTCGACAGGGCCTCGGCGGCGCGCTCGTCGTTGACCTTGACGCCGATGTCCTCCTCCATCCACATGCGGGCGCCGCCGGCGCCGCAGCACATGCCCGTGGTGCCGTTGCGTTCCATCTCGACGATCTCGATGCCCTTGATCGAACCGACCACCTTGCGGGGCGCCATGTAGACGTCGTTGTGGCGGCCGAGGTAGCACGAGTCGTGGTACGTGATCCGCTCCTCGAGGGTGGCCTGCGACACGTCGAGTCGGCCCGACTCGATCAGCGACTCGAGCAGCTGCGTGTGGTGCACGACCTCGTAGTTGCCGCCGAGCTGCGGGTACTCGTTCATCAGCGTGTTGAAGCAGTGCGGGCACTGCGTGATGATCTTCTTCACGC encodes:
- the iolD gene encoding 3D-(3,5/4)-trihydroxycyclohexane-1,2-dione acylhydrolase (decyclizing); this encodes METVRLTTAEAIVRYLIAQKTVIDGDTVPLFPGVYAIFGHGNVTCLGHSLEQHRDELPTWRGQNEQGMALAATAYAKATKRRQIMVATSSIGPGATNMITAAGVAMANRLPLLLIAGDTFQSRVPDPVLQQVEHFGTPSTTVNDGFRPVVRYWDRITHPAQVVQSLPHAVNTMLDPADCGPAFIGLPQDIAADAYDYPVRFFDEVVHEPRRPRPDDGELARAAAALAAAEKPLIIAGGGVHWSEAESELRRFAERHNIPVVETVAGRTSLPQSHPLHAGPIGVTGCTSANNLAAEADVVLAVGTRLQDFATGSWTVFQNESVRIIGLNAARFDATKHLALPLVADAREALTQLTDSLGAYRAPDDWSTTCASEVAQYHAYIDKIAAPDSSADSGLPTYAQVVGAVDRLATADTYALTAAGGFPGELVNGWRSDVVHSFDTEYGFSCMGYEIAGAWGAKMALPDREVVAFVGDGSYLMMNSDLYSSVLSGHKLIVVVCDNGGFAVINRLQINQGGVPFNNLIADAKILDEVRVDFAAHAAAMGCRTETVADIAELGAAFLRAREADRTTVIALRTDAYSWTEGGAFWEVGVPEVSDRPEVVAARAEVDAGKSDQRVGW
- a CDS encoding SDR family oxidoreductase, which translates into the protein MSGRFHERVALVTGSTQGLGRALLLRMAGEGLAGAVVTGRNAERGADVCAELGELGCEAVFVAAELDSADDIDALIAAADDRFGHIDHLANCAAVTDRGDVWTTTPDFWDWMMAVNVRAPFLLTQGVARIARREGRPASVVNIGSVAGYGGPDFITAYSVSKGALLTLTKSLAFQLMRHHIRVVQVNPGWMDTPGEDLIQRKYHGGGDDWLERAEAERPFGRLIKTDELARTLAFVLSDDAGMMTGSIIDYDQTVLGAGAGELPPLLEPDGDR
- a CDS encoding fatty acid desaturase; translation: MTDYSLTGPSSVAAVERGLANAEWFAPVIDPERLRELQRRSNTRAAVDVALWLALIVASGVWAYSTIWSWWSIPAFMVFGALYGGAADARWHECGHGTAFRSPLANDVIYHLASFMLWRGPTVWRWSHYRHHTDTIIVGRDAEIVFQRPPSVGRAVFAFTHLQGGPQMFARLVRHAAGRLDDDAKNFVPETEHRRVVWESRIMVAIVGAVAVWSLVAWTIVPLMFIGLPTIYGGWLVVFFGITQHAGMRENVLDHRYSTRSVAMNPVFRFLYLNMNYHVEHHLLPSVPYRALPDLHDEISDQLAPRKPNTLAAYREIFHALRRQSTDPTWEIPLDVPDVPSATRQRIDVGETNWVRHADGGLDIGAADTLEAGQLRRVDIDDRTFVVCRLADGQLSLADGLCTHAEVHLADGAIVDGQIECPKHNGRVDAVTGEPTRKPIRTALCVYDVDEIAGRIVTHLTVRSNTHV
- the iolG gene encoding inositol 2-dehydrogenase; this translates as MSDLRIGVLGCGRIGRMHAELIAGRVEGLALGAVYDVVTAAANDTAARFGGRVADTPESLIEGDDVDAVAICSSTDTHIDLLVAAAAAGKPVFIEKPLSLDLAQVDRGVAAVDAAGISVQVGFNRRFDPSHRAVRDRVQRGDLGDVHLCRITSRDPAPPPISYIEVSGGIFNDMTIHDFDMARYVTGSEVVDVFAHGAVLVDPAIGAAGDFDTIVVTMRHENGAITTIDNSRQAVYGYDQRVEVFGSAGLAMSDNPLSTTTVFRDADGGHQSTVPYFFLDRYIPSYLAEWAAFRDLARDGGPSPVSMADGRAPLALGIAALTSAREGRIVPVAEVG
- a CDS encoding sugar nucleotide-binding protein, giving the protein MRAYITGATGFVGSNIASEFAAMPDTDVHCPVRSAHPDPGLSTESLDLLDDAALIASVERYLPDVIVHAMILNDHDLMYADRHLAWHSYVGTTEVLGDAANRIGATLILVSTDWVFDGTQGPAAEDTPPNPINLYGVLKLASEMVVSQRCERGAIARVSGVQGHHRARPTTPRSQDLGYGYLAASIVDALSTGNRFTVWEAPDINNVATLSLASETGRIMHAIAGLDDPRDVFHCCGSEPVSRRELAYATCDVFGLDRELLDFGPPDDAAMMRHAVPYDTSLSTDLTTARLGTTPLTTVEILERFSDERARTGALT
- the iolB gene encoding 5-deoxy-glucuronate isomerase, whose translation is MTSTTRSGPIRPADGPGTLLDITPESAGWSNVAFAIHDVRAGSPHRGGTTDRETAIVTIEGAGRVLVDGLTVDVTRTSVFDQVGRIVYVPPGVDFTIETDGALVVAVGSAPAEGKLPVRVFEPSEMRSEIRGGGSSYRQVVHALAYPLPAEHLILYEVYVPRGTWAGWPPHRHDGVDGSPYLEEVYYFRLQGPEGYVLHRNFTDGAGLAGVGDDFDEVVVARDGDAVLVPQGYHTSVASPGSNMYFLNYLAGELELDDRKTPPCFHSDHTWIEADWDAGAWSLPVVPLT
- the xylA gene encoding xylose isomerase; the protein is MMTEFFDTVPEPIRYEGPDSDNPLAFRWYDADRVVFGKTMAEHLRFGVCYWHSFAWDGSDIFGGGTLDRPWNPMTASGAAAGLDPMAAAKLKMEAAFEFVQKLGAPFFSFHDVDMAPAGATFAESARNLDELVDLAAEHMERTGIDLLWGTTNAFSHPRFMSGAATNPDPAMFQYAAAQVAHCMNATHRLGGANYVLWGGREGYDTLLNTDMRRELDQLGRFMNMVVEHKYAIGFDGTLLIEPKPMEPTKHQYDYDVAAVFAFLQKYGLENEIKVNIEVNHATLSGHDFQHEVATAVNAGIFGSIDANAGDDRLGWDLDLFPKSVEQMTLGMLEILRGGGFTTGGLMFDTKLRRQSIARDDLFHGHIGGMDTMARSLLAAASIIEDGEIDRRRDERYAGWNDRADILDGEVTLQQLHDAQMTGAEPQPVSGRQEALEHLVARHIERAR
- the xylB gene encoding xylulokinase, translating into MARQLVVGVDSSTQSTKVEARDLQTGEVVATGTAKHPPTAPPVSEQDPQAWWVALVSAVEQLGDHRDDVVAMSVAGQQHGLVLLDAAGAPVRPAKLWNDTTSSPQADRLVDDLGADHWAERTGSVPVAAFTITKLAWVADHEPELLARVAKVMLPHDYLTWRLTGEHVTDRGDASGSGWYDPTSGVGLSDLLAAATGGDGATWLGRVPRVLDPSERAGSLTAAAATALGLRPDVAVGPGTGDNMGAALGLGLQAGDVAISLGTSGTVFAVSASATHDPSGAVAGFASASGDFLPLVCTLNATKVTDTVARWLGTDPAGLADLALAAADDPGEVTLVPYFDGERTPNLPDATGTFAGLTNTTTREQLALAAHDGVLCGLLDGVDALRAVGATVDGRVFLVGGGNRSAAYRQRAADLLGQPIIVPDTDETVATGAAAQAAAVVTASSFRDLASTWGLGAGAGVDPANDAGGVRDRYRTTAG